One Salmo trutta chromosome 19, fSalTru1.1, whole genome shotgun sequence genomic window carries:
- the LOC115154442 gene encoding lysophosphatidic acid receptor 6: protein MYNSTLETDGISSLGLSQNNMSCIKSDGFKYTMYTSVFSLVFIVGLLFNMVAVYIFACTLKLRNETTTYMMNLVVSDLLFVLTLPFRIFYFINRDWPFGRVLCQLSVSLFYTNMYGSILFLTCISVDRFLAIVYPFRSQALRTKRNAKLACCAVWVLVLSGSLPTGFLLDTTSLRNENSNSSVNYCFENFSNKQWQSSLSKVVVFIETVGFLIPLLLNVFCSVSVLQTLRQPQAISRGGQLNKTKILRMIVVHLLIFCFCFIPYNVNLVFYALVRTKLLKGCIVESVVRTIYPITLCIAVTNCCFDPVIYYFTSETIQNSIKRKSMAVRNNRMSVGLQTDTLKSQSTMQNNLTTLREKVLHNESTV from the coding sequence ATGTATAACAGCACTCTAGAGACTGATGGCATCAGTTCTCTGGGCTTGAGCCAAAACAACATGAGCTGCATTAAGAGTGATGGCTTCAAGTACACCATGTACACCTCAGTATTCAGCCTGGTCTTCATAGTCGGGTTGCTCTTCAACATGGTCGCAGTCTACATCTTTGCCTGCACCCTGAAGCTGCGCAACGAGACCACCACCTACATGATGAACCTGGTGGTGTCCGACCTGCTCTTCGTCCTCACCCTGCCCTTCAGGATCTTCTACTTCATCAACAGAGACTGGCCGTTCGGCAGGGTGCTCtgccagctctctgtctccctcttctaCACCAACATGTACGGCAGCATCCTCTTCCTCACCTGCATCAGCGTGGACCGCTTCCTGGCCATCGTCTACCCATTCCGATCACAGGCGCTGCGGACAAAACGGAACGCCAAGCTTGCCTGCTGTGCCGTGTGGGTGTTGGTGCTGTCTGGCAGCCTGCCGACGGGCTTCCTCCTGGACACCACCTCGCTCAGAAACGAAAACTCCAATTCCTCCGTCAACTACTGCTTCGAGAACTTCTCCAACAAGCAGTGGCAGTCCAGTCTGTCCAAGGTGGTGGTCTTTATTGAGACAGTGGGATTCCTGATTCCGTTGTTACTCAACGTCTTCTGCTCGGTCTCGGTCCTCCAAACACTGCGCCAGCCCCAGGCCATCAGCCGAGGCGGCCAGCTCAACAAGACAAAGATCCTGAGGATGATCGTGGTTCATCTCCTCATTTTCTGCTTCTGCTTCATCCCTTATAATGTTAACCTGGTGTTCTATGCACTGGTCCGCACCAAGCTGCTGAAAGGCTGCATTGTGGAGTCAGTGGTAAGGACAATCTACCCTATCACCCTCTGCATTGCGGTCACCAACTGCTGTTTCGACCCAGTCATCTACTACTTTACATCTGAGACCATCCAGAACTCCATCAAACGGAAGTCGATGGCAGTTCGCAACAATAGGATGTCAGTGGGGCTTCAGACGGACACGCTGAAGAGCCAGAGCACCATGCAGAACAACCTGACAACTCTGAGAGAAAAAGTACTTCACAACGAATCCACTGTGTGA